Proteins encoded together in one Papaver somniferum cultivar HN1 unplaced genomic scaffold, ASM357369v1 unplaced-scaffold_117, whole genome shotgun sequence window:
- the LOC113330147 gene encoding selenoprotein F-like: protein MSEFFSALKLGLILLFLVAPLVSGEELSSKECENLGFNGLALCSDCNTFAEYVKNEELVSDCKKCCTEDSDDSTSKITYSGALIEVCMRKLVFYPEIVGFIEEEKDQFRSLKVQYIFNSPPKLVMLNEEGQHKETIRIDNWKREHIRQFLKKKMKSGSSAI from the exons ATGAGTGAGTTCTTTTCTGCgttaaaattaggtttgattcttctttttcttgttgcCCCTCTGGTTTCAGGGGAAGAATTAAGTTCTAAAGAATGTGAGAATCTAGGGTTTAATGGTCTAGCTCTCTGTTCAGATTGCAATACATTTGCTGAGTATGTCAAAAACGAAG AATTAGTGTCGGACTGCAAGAAATGTTGCACGGAGGATTCTGATGATTCCACGAGCAAG ATCACTTACTCAGGTGCCTTGATAGAAGTTTGTATGAGGAAACTTGTATTTTATCCCGAAATAGTTGGTTTTATCGAGGAGGAAAAGGACCAATTCCGGTCTCTCAAAGTTCAGTATATCTTCAATTCTCCTCCCAAACTTGTAATGTTGAATGAAGAGGGTCAACACAAGGAAACAATAAG GATTGACAACTGGAAACGTGAACACATTCGACAgttcctgaaaaagaaaatgaagtcTGGCTCATCCGCAATCTAA